The window GGTGTCCTGTCGGGTGTTGGGGGTGAACCAGTCTTGGTTCTACAAGTGGCACAACCGGCCACCGACAGCCCGCCAGCAGCGACGGGTCGAACTCGACGCGGCGGT of the Acidimicrobiia bacterium genome contains:
- a CDS encoding IS3 family transposase gives rise to the protein MTVASFIAAQRTDHRVPHVVSCRVLGVNQSWFYKWHNRPPTARQQRRVELDAAV